TCGACGACGTCGGCGACGGTGGAGCCCTCCATCGGCGCGGCCAGCAGGGCGGCCACGTCGGCGGGCTTCTCGGCCACGACGACGTCGAGCAGGCGCTCGGCCAGTGCGGCGAAGTCCTTGTTCTTGGCGACGAAGTCGGTCTCGCAGTCGAGCTCGAGCAGCACGCCGTCGCGGCTGACGACCAGGCCGTTGGTCGTCGAGCGCTCCAGGCGCTTGCCGACGTCCTTGGCGCCTTGACGCGGAGGATCTCGACGGCCTTGTCGTACTCGCCGTCGGCCTCGGTCAGGGCCTTCTTGCAGTCCATCATGCCGGCGCCGGTGGCGTCGCGGAGACGCTTGACGTCGGCAGCGGTGACAGCAGCCATGTCACTTCCTCTTCTGTGCGGATCTGACGGTGGTGGGGACATGCCGCGGCGCCGCCGTCCGTCCCGGTGGGGACGGACGGCGGCGCCGTCGGGTCACGCCTGGGGGGTGCTGGACTCCGCGGTCGCCTCGGCGGCCGGCTCGCCCGCGTTGGGGGCCTGCTCGGCCTCGGTGACGACCGGGGCCTCGGCCGCGGGGGCCTCGGCAGCCGGGGTCTCGGTGGCGGCGTCGGCGGGGACAGAGCTGTCGGCCGGCGCAGCGGCGTCGGCGCCCTGACCACCGGTCAGCAGCTCCTTCTCCCAGTCGGCCAGCGGCTCGGCGGCCGGCGCCTGGGCACCGTCCTCGCCACGACCGGCGTTGGCCTGCGCGGCCGAGCGGGCCATGAGGCCCTCGGCGACGGCGTCGGCGATGACCCGGGTCAGCAGGGCGGCGCTGCGGATGGCGTCGTCGTTGCCCGGGATCTTGTAGTCGACCTCGTCGGGGTCGCAGTTGGTGTCGAGGATCGCGACGACGGGGATGCCCAGCTTGCGGGCCTCGCCGACGGCGATGTGCTCCTTCTTGGTGTCGACGATCCAGACCGCGCTCGGGACCTTCTTCATGTCCCGGATGCCGCCGAGGGAGCGCTCGAGCTTGGCCTTCTCGCGGGAGAGGACCAGCTGCTCCTTCTTGGAGAGGCTGACCCAGCGAGCCGGTCGACTCGAGGTCCTCGAGCTCCTTGAGCCGCTCCAGGCGCTTGTAGACGGTCTGGAAGTTGGTGAGCATGCCGCCCAGCCAGCGCTGGTTCACGTAGGGCATGCCGACGCGGGTCGCCTGCTCGGCGATGACCTCCTGCGCCTGGCGCTTGGTGCCGATGAACATGATCGAACCGCCGTGGGCCACGGTCTGCTTCACGAACTCGTAGGCCTGGTCGATGTAACCCAGCGTCTGCTGGATGTCGATGATGTAGATGCCGTTGCGCTCGGTGAAGATGAAGCGCTTCATCTTCGGGTTCCAGCGACGGGTCTGGTGCCCGAAGTGGACCCCGCTGTCGAGCAGGTTCTTCATGGTGACGACTGCCACGTGCACAGCCTCTCTGTGTCTGCGCGCGGGGGTCGGCCCACAGGCCGTCCGCACCGCGCTTCCTCGGTTGTCGCGGGCGCCGGGTCGGCGCCTCGCCCTGGTGTCCCGGACGAGCCACTCCCCCGCTGGGCGGGACCGAGGAGGCGTCGCCCCACCGCAGTGGCGGTGGGAGGGGGACACGCGAAGTCGACCGGTCGTGAGACCAGCCGCGTACGAGAGCATACGCCCCGGCAGCGGGTGGTCCCCGCCGGTCGTCCCCAGGCGGGACCGCCGTCCACAGGTGTGCCCGTCGAGCACCGTCCGGCCCGTCGCGGCCCGAGGCTGACGGGGTGTCCCGGGTCCCTGTCGCCGCCGTCGTCCTCGCCCTGCTGTGGGGTGCGGTCGCGGGCCCGGGACCGGCGGCCGCCGCTCCCCCGGCAGCGGTGCCCGTGGGCCTCTACGGCTGGCCGGTGCCCGGGCCGCCTGTCCTCGGTCGGGTGCTGGACCCCGATGCGGGCCGGTACGGCCCCGGGCACCGCGGGGTGGACCTCGTCGCCGCGGTGGGGACGACGGTGCTGGCGGCCGGGCCCGGCGTCGTGGTGTTCGCCGGCCAGGTGGCCGGTCGACCGGTGGTGAGCGTCGACCACGCCGGTGGGCTGCGCACCACCTACGAGCCGGTGACGCCCGTGGTGGCGGCCGGGCAACCGGTCGCACGGGGCACCCCGCTGGGCACCCTGCTCACCGGCCACGTGCCCTGCCCCGGCGAGGCCTGCCTGCACTGGGGGCTGCGCCGCGGCGAGGTCTACCTCGACCCGCTCACCCTGCTCGTCCCACCCCGCGTCCGCCTGCTGCCGTGGGAGCCGGGGTGAGCGGTCAGGGGCGACGCCAGTGCAGGAGGCCCGCCGTCGACGTGGCGAGGACGGCCAGCGACAGCACCGCGCTGCGGGCCTTCGTGTCGCCACCCCGGGTGGCGACCAGCACGGCTGCGGCGTCGATCCCGGTCAGCAGCAGCGTCACCTCGGTGGTGCGCTGGGCCTGCGGGGGCGGGGTGACCAGCAGAGCGGCACCCATGGCGATGTTGCGGGCGGCGACCAGCCGGACGAGGAGCGGGAGCGAGACGTCGGTGTACGTGGCGTCGGCCCGCACGCCCAGGAGGCGGGCCATCCGTCGGGGGGCGAAGAGCGCGACGGTCCCGAGCCACATGGACAGGGACCCGATGCTCAGCCGCGTGGTGGCCCAGGTGTCGGTCATCCCCGGTCCGTGCCCAGGCCTCCCCCAGGACCAACCGCCTCCCGCGAGCCCGCGAGCACCAGGACGAAGGCGAGGAACGGCAGCGTCACCACGCTGGCGACCACGTCGCTGACCGCGGCGATGGCGAAGGCCCCCACCGCCGGGGAGTCCAGCGGGCCGAGCAGCCGGTCCGACCCCAGCGCCGCCACCGTGGCGGGCAGGGTCAGCACCGCGGAGACGGCACCCCCGGTCACGAGGCCGGCCAGCACCGTGCGGGGCGCACGGCGGACCGCCACCCAGGCCAGTCCGGTCCCCCGGCGCAACGCACCGGACCACCGGGCCGACCCGTCGCGGGTCAGCCCGGCCACCACGCCGGTCACCCAGAGCTGGGCCACTGCGGCGGTGAGCACCCCGACGACGGCCACGGCGACCGCGTGCCACCCGCTCGGATCGTCCCAGACCAGGACCTTGCGGCCCACGTCGGGGACGGTGTTGACCAGCGTCGCGAGCAGGGCGGCCAGGTAGGCGGGCCCGGCGTACCGGCGCAACAGGGCCAGGGCGGAGCGGAGCGTGCCGGTCACCGGCGGGTGGCCACGCCGAGCAGCCAGCGGCCGCCGGCCCGGCTGCGGTGGGTGCGGGCCGGGACGTCGAACCCCGCTGCCTCCAGGGCGAGCAGCAGCTCGTCCTCGGAGAAGCGGTCCGCCGGGTGCCGGGAGACCACGCGCAGCAGGCGGGAGTCCACGAACCGGGCGGTCATCTCGGCGTAGGCCAACCGGCCGCCGGGGCGGAGCACCCGGGCGTACTCGCGCACCGCGGACCGCCAGTCCACGACGTGGTGCAGCGTGTGCAGCGAGACGACGAGGTCCTGGCTGTCGTCGGCGGACGGGAGGGCGGTGGCGTCGCCCTCGCGGACGACGACCCGGTCGCCGAGGTCGGCCAGTGCAGCCCGGGCGGCGTCCACCGAGGCCCGGTGCACGTCCAGCGCGGTCACCGAGGTGGCACCGAGCCGGGTCAGCGCGACCCGGGCACCCAGACCCCGCCGCCCGGTGCCGACGTCCAGGGCGGTCTCGCCCCGCGCCCCCAGGTCGCCCAGGGCGCCGCCCTCGACGCGCAGGCCGATCTCGAAGCGGGCCCGCGAGTCCACCCAGAGCCGGTTGGCGTCGACGAGGGTCGGCGGTGGCCGGCGGCCAGGGGTGTCGGTCATGCCGGGGGCTACCCGGCCGGGCGGGAGGCCGACACCACGGTCGGCCTCCCCGCCGCGCCGTCAGGCGATGTCGGCGAGCTTGGTGCGCAGGTGCAGGACGGCCTTGGTGTGCAGCTGGCAGATCCGGCTCTCGGTCACCCCGAGCACCCGGCCGATCTCGGCCAGGGTGAGCCCCTCGAAGTAGTAGAGGCTGACCACGACCTTCTCCCGGTCGGGCAGCTGCTCCACGGCCCGGGCCAGGAGCTGGCGGGCCTCGCCGTGCTCGGCCATCGCCTGGGGGTCCAGGGCGTCGGAGTCCTGCAGGGTGTCGACCAGCCGGGGGCTGCTGCCGTCCTCGTCACCGAGCAGCTCGTCCAGGGCCACCACGTTGACCAGGGACAGCTGGCCGAGGAACTTGCGGATCTCCTCGACCTCGACGCCCATCTCGGCGGCGACCTCGGCGTCGGTGGGGCTGCGCTGCAGCTGGGTCTCCAGCGCCGCGACCGTGCGCTCGAACTCCCGGGCCCGCATCCGCACCGAGCGCGGGATCCAGTCGGTGGAGCGGAGCTCGTCGATGATCGCGCCGCGGATGCGGGCCATCGCGTAGCTCTCGAACTTGACCTCGCGGGAGGGCTCGTACCGGGTGATCGCGTCGATCAGCCCGAAGGTGCCGTAGGAGACCAGGTCGGCCTGCTCCACGTGCGCCGGCATGCCGCTGCCGACCCGGCCGGCCACGTACTTCACCAGCGGTGCGTAGTGCAGGATCAGCCGGTCCCGCAGGCCGGAGTCCCGGCCCTGCACGTAGCGCGCCCAGAGGTCGGCCAGCGCCGCGTCGGCCGGGTCGACCGCCCCCGCACCACCGCCGCTGATCGGGTGGACCGTCGCCTCAGCCACGTGTCCACCTCGCCGACCCGGTGCTCCCGTCGGACATCCCCGTCACTGCTGCGTCCCCCTCAGGCCCGTGGGTGTGCTCGCGCATGCACCGCACGGAGCCGTTCGACCGTCACGTGCGTGTAGACCTGCGTCGTCGCGAGGCTAGCGTGACCGAGCAGCTCCTGGACCGAGCGGAGGTCGGCGCCGCCCTCCAGGACGTGCGTGGCGGCCGAGTGCCGCAGCCCGTGCGGGCCGATGTCGGGGCTGCCGGGGACACCCGCGGTGGCCGCGTGCACGGCGCGTCGGACCTCCCGGGCGTCCAACCGCCCGCCGCGCACGCCGAGCAGCAGCGCGGGCCCGCTGTCGGGGCGGGCCAGCACCGGTCGGCCCGCGGTCAGCCACCGCTCCAGGGCCTGCTCCGCCGGCACCCCGTAGGGCACGCTGCGTTCCTTGCGGCCCTTGCCCAGCACCCGCAGCAACCGGCGGCCCCGGTCCACGTCGTCGACGTCGAGCCCGACGAGCTCCCCGACCCGGATCCCGCTGGCGTAGAGCAGTTCCAGCGCCAGCGTGTCGCGCACCGCGGCGGCCCGGTCCTCGACGGTGGCGTCGTCGGCCGGCGGTGGCCGCTCCTCCAGCACCGCCCGGGCCTGGTCGACGGCCAGGACGTCGGGGAGGGTGCGGTGCCGGGCCGGGCTGGCCAACCGGAGGCCGACGTCGTCGGCGCGCACCCCGGTCCGCCGCAGGTGCGCGGTGAAGGACCGGGCCGAGGCGGCGCGGCGGGCCGTGGTCGACCTCCCGTCCCCACGGGTGCGACCCAGGGCCAGCCAGCTGCGCAGGGTCGCCAGGTCGAGGTCGGCCGGGCTGGTGCCGCCGCCGCGCCGGAGGTGGTCCAGCAGCGAGACGACGTCCCCGGTGTAGGCGCGCACGGTGTGCTCGGACAGGTCCCGCTCGACGCCGAGGTGCTCGACCCAGGCCTCCAACGGCTCGAGCAGTGCCGGGGGCAGCCCGGCACGCAGCTCCGCGGTCCGGCTGGTCACCCAGCGACCCTCTCCCCCGGTCCGGTGGCGGTCAACCCACCGCGCCGTCGGCGGACCGCCCCTCCCCCGTGACCCGCCAGCCCGTGCCCGTCCACTCGACCAGCCCGGCCAGCTCCAGCGCCGGGAGCACCCGCAGCACGTCCAGACCGGTGCAGCCGGCGATGGCTGCGAGCCGGTCCGGGGAGACCCCGGTGCGGACCGGGCAGGCGTCGAGCACCCGCCGGGCGACGTCGGACAGGTCGTCCCGCGGACCGGCGGCGACCGGTGGTGGCTCGGCCAGGTCCGCACCCAGCCGGCCCACCGCCTCCAGCACCTCCGCCGCCGAGGTCACCAGCAGCGCCGGACGGTCGGCCTCCTCGCGCAGCAGCTGGTGACACCCCACGCTCATCGCCGAGGTCACCGGCCCCGGGACCGCCATCAACACCTTGCCCAGCGACCGGGCCCGGTGGGCGGTGGCCTGGGCCCCGGAGCGGGCGGCGGCCTCCACCACCACGGTGCCCCGGGTCAGTGCCGCGATCAGCCGGTTCCGCACCAGGAACCGGTGCCGGAGGGGCGCGCACCCCGGCGGCCACTCGCTGACCAGCAGCCCGTCCTGCAGGACCCGGTCGAACAGGGTGGCGTGCCCGGCCGGGTACGGCCGGTCCACCCCGCAGGCCAGCACCACGACGGTGGGACCGCCGGCGGCCAGGGCGCCCCGGTGGGCGGCGGCGTCGATGCCGAACGCCCCGCCGGAGACCGTCGTCCAGCCGCGGGCGGTGAGCCCGTGGGCGAGGTCGGCGGCGACGTGCTCGCCGTAGGCGGTGCTCGCCCGCGACCCCACCAGGGCCACCGCCCGGTCCACCGTCAGGTCCAACCGGGCCGCACCGCGCACCCAGAGGCCCAGTGGTGGCACGAGGGCCGTGGTCCGGTCCCCGGTGTGCCCCTGCGCAGCGGCGAGGGTGAGGCAGTGCAGCTCGTCGGCGGGCCACTCGTCGTCCTCGGGGACCACCAGCCGTGCTCCGAGGCGGTCGGCGCGGTCGAGGTCGGCACCACTGCGGTCCTCCCCGGCCCGCGTGCCGACCAGCGCCTGCAGCCGGGGCGGCGCGACCTCCCGGTGCAGGGCGGTCGCGGCAGCCACCGGGCCGACCTGCTCCACCCAGTGCCAGAGCTCGAGGCTGCCGGGCTCGACGGCCCGGGTCAGCCAGGCCCGGGCCCGGCGGACCTCCCGCACCGCGTCACCGTCGACGCTCACGCCGCCACCCGCTGCAGCCGCAGCCCGAGTGCCTCGGCCACCTCGTCGGGGCCGGGCACGGTGCGCCCGGCCAGGTCGGCGAGCGTCCAGGCCACCCGGGTCACCCGGTCGAAGCCCCGGACCGACAGGGCGCCGCGTTCCAGCGCCCGCTCGGCCAGCGCGAGGGCGGCCCGAGGCACCGGCCAGCGCTCGCGCAGCAGCCGACCGGGCACCTGCCCGGTGGTGCTGAGCCCGGTGCCGGCCATCCGCGCCGCGGCCGCGGCCCGGGCCGTGCGCACCCGGGCCGCCACGACCGCGGTGGACTCGTCGGCGGTGTCAGCGTCCAGCCAGCCGGCCCGCAGCACCGCCGGCAGCTCCACCCGCAGGTCGATCCGGTCCAGCAGCGGCCCGGAGAGCCGGGACTGGTAGCGGCGGCGTTCCAGCGAGCTGCAGGTGCAGGCGGTGTCACCCGCGGCGCTGGCGCACGGGCAGGGGTTGGCGGCCAGCACGAGCTGGGTGCGGCAGGGGAAGGTGGCCGAGCCGTGTGCCCGGTGCACGGTCACCGAGCCCCGCTCCAGCGGCTGGCGCAGGGTGTCCAGCACGACCCGCGGGAACTCCGGTGCCTCGTCGAGGAAGAGCACGCCCCCGTGGGCTCGGCTCAGCGCACCGGGCCGGATCTGCCCGGAGCCCCCGCCGACCAGGGAGGCCGCGGACGCGGTGTGGTGCGGGGCGACGAAGGGCGGCCGGGTGACCAACGGGGCGCCGGGAGCCAGGGTGCCGGCCACCGAGGCGACCGCGGTGACCTCGGTCGCGGCGGTCTCGTCCAGCAGCGGGAGCAGCCCGGGCAGGCGCTCGGCCAGCATGGTCTTGCCCGCACCGGGTGGACCGGACAGGTACAGGTGGTGCCCGCCGGCAACGGCGACCTCCACCGCCCGCCGACCCGTCACCTGGCCCACGACGTCGGCGAGGTCGGGCCCCGGTGCCGGGACGTCGCCCGGGCCGCGGACGTGCCGGGGCAGCCGGTCCCCGGTGAGGTGGCCGAGCACCGCGGCCAGGTCGGTGGCGCCGACGACCTCGACCCCGGCCACCAGCGCCGCCTCGTCGGCGTTGACCTGCGCCACGACCACCCGGGTGTGCCCGGCGCGCCGGGCGGCCAGCACCGCCGGCAAGACGCCCCGTACCCCGCGGACGCTGCCGTCCAGCCCGAGCTCACCGAGGAACACCAGGCCCTCGGCCACCCCCTCGGGCACCGTGCCGGCCGCGGCCAGCACGGCGACCGCGATGGCCAGGTCGAACCCGCTGCCCTGCTTGGGCATCGACGCCGGGCTCAGGCCGATGGTCACCCGGCGCTGGGGGAAGTCGTGACCGGTGTTGCCCAGCGCTGCCCGGACCCGGTCCAACGACTGCCGGACCACCGCGTCGGGCAGGCCGACGAGGACCACGCCCGGCAGGCCCGACGCCAGGTCCACCTCGACCTCGACGAGCGCCCCGGTCACCCCGGCCAGCCCCACCGACCACGTGCGCGCCAGCATCAGAACGCCGCGCGCAGGTGGGTGACCCGGGCCGGCCGGCCCCGGGTGACGAGCACGGCGACGACGTCGAACCGGATGTCGCGGGCGTGCTCGTCGTGGGCAGCGAGCCAGGCCCGGGCCAGCAGGCGCAGCCGTTGCTGCTTCGCGACCGTCACCGCGGCGGCGGGCACCCCGTAGCCGGTGCCGCGGCGGGCCTTGACCTCGCAGAAGACCAGCGCGTCGCCGTCCCGGGCGACGACGTCGAGCTCACCGCGCCGGGACCGCCAGTTGCGGTCCAGCACGGTGAGCCCGGCGTCGGTCAGGTAGCGGACCGCGATCTGCTCACCCAGGGCACCGAGCCCGGCTCTGGTGTCGGCGGGTGGGGGTCGGGAGTCGGTGGCGGCCACGTCGACGACCGTCGCCCGTCCGGGCACCGCGTGGGGTGTCCGGACCAGGTCTGTGGACAGCCGCCCCCGGTGTGGACGACGGCGGGCACGGCGGCCGCCGGTGTGCTCCTCCGGGTCAGGTGATGGTCGGGGTGTCCGGCAGCTCGAGGTCGGGCTTGTCGAGCTCCTCGACGTTGACGTCCTTGAACGTCACCACACGGACGTTCTTGACGAACCGGGCCGGGCGGTACATGTCCCACACCCAGGCGTCGGACAGCTTCAGCTCGAAGTAGACCTCGCCGGCGGCGTCACGGACCTGCAGGTCCACGCTGTTGGCCAGGTAGAACCGTCGCTCGGTCTCCACGACGTAGGAGAACTGGCGGACGATGTCCTTGTACTCGCGATAGAGCTGCAGCTCCATCTCGGTCTCGTACTTCTCGAGGTCCTCGGTGCTCATCGCAGGGTCTCCACGGGCGTCGGGGACGGGGGCACGGCGCCATCATCGTCCATCCCCGCACCGGCGGGCACCGCAGCACCGCGGGCGGCGTGCGCGTCGCGGGCGCGGGCGACGTTGACGAAGCGGGACCGGTGCTCGGGGCAGGGCCCGTGCCGGTCCAGCGCGGCGGTGTGCAGGTCGGTGGTGTAGCCCTTGTGGACGTCGAAGTCGTAGGCGGGGAACCGGTGGTGCAGGTCGACCATCATCCGGTCCCGGGTGACCTTGGCCAGCACCGATGCCGCCGCCACGCAGGCCGCCACCCGGTCGCCCTTCCACACCGCGAGGGTGGGCTGGGCCAGCCCTGCCACCGGGAAGCCGTCGGTGAGCACGTAGTCCGGGGTCACCGACAGCGTGGACACCGAGCGGCGCAGCGCCTCGATGTTGGTGACGTGCATCCCCCGCTCGTCGAGCTCGGCGACGTCGATGACGACCACCGACCAGGCGACCGC
This sequence is a window from Geodermatophilaceae bacterium NBWT11. Protein-coding genes within it:
- a CDS encoding class I SAM-dependent methyltransferase encodes the protein MTDTPGRRPPPTLVDANRLWVDSRARFEIGLRVEGGALGDLGARGETALDVGTGRRGLGARVALTRLGATSVTALDVHRASVDAARAALADLGDRVVVREGDATALPSADDSQDLVVSLHTLHHVVDWRSAVREYARVLRPGGRLAYAEMTARFVDSRLLRVVSRHPADRFSEDELLLALEAAGFDVPARTHRSRAGGRWLLGVATRR
- the whiG gene encoding RNA polymerase sigma factor WhiG → MAEATVHPISGGGAGAVDPADAALADLWARYVQGRDSGLRDRLILHYAPLVKYVAGRVGSGMPAHVEQADLVSYGTFGLIDAITRYEPSREVKFESYAMARIRGAIIDELRSTDWIPRSVRMRAREFERTVAALETQLQRSPTDAEVAAEMGVEVEEIRKFLGQLSLVNVVALDELLGDEDGSSPRLVDTLQDSDALDPQAMAEHGEARQLLARAVEQLPDREKVVVSLYYFEGLTLAEIGRVLGVTESRICQLHTKAVLHLRTKLADIA
- a CDS encoding tyrosine recombinase XerC; this encodes MRAGLPPALLEPLEAWVEHLGVERDLSEHTVRAYTGDVVSLLDHLRRGGGTSPADLDLATLRSWLALGRTRGDGRSTTARRAASARSFTAHLRRTGVRADDVGLRLASPARHRTLPDVLAVDQARAVLEERPPPADDATVEDRAAAVRDTLALELLYASGIRVGELVGLDVDDVDRGRRLLRVLGKGRKERSVPYGVPAEQALERWLTAGRPVLARPDSGPALLLGVRGGRLDAREVRRAVHAATAGVPGSPDIGPHGLRHSAATHVLEGGADLRSVQELLGHASLATTQVYTHVTVERLRAVHARAHPRA
- a CDS encoding M23 family metallopeptidase; amino-acid sequence: MSRVPVAAVVLALLWGAVAGPGPAAAAPPAAVPVGLYGWPVPGPPVLGRVLDPDAGRYGPGHRGVDLVAAVGTTVLAAGPGVVVFAGQVAGRPVVSVDHAGGLRTTYEPVTPVVAAGQPVARGTPLGTLLTGHVPCPGEACLHWGLRRGEVYLDPLTLLVPPRVRLLPWEPG
- the dprA gene encoding DNA-protecting protein DprA, whose amino-acid sequence is MREVRRARAWLTRAVEPGSLELWHWVEQVGPVAAATALHREVAPPRLQALVGTRAGEDRSGADLDRADRLGARLVVPEDDEWPADELHCLTLAAAQGHTGDRTTALVPPLGLWVRGAARLDLTVDRAVALVGSRASTAYGEHVAADLAHGLTARGWTTVSGGAFGIDAAAHRGALAAGGPTVVVLACGVDRPYPAGHATLFDRVLQDGLLVSEWPPGCAPLRHRFLVRNRLIAALTRGTVVVEAAARSGAQATAHRARSLGKVLMAVPGPVTSAMSVGCHQLLREEADRPALLVTSAAEVLEAVGRLGADLAEPPPVAAGPRDDLSDVARRVLDACPVRTGVSPDRLAAIAGCTGLDVLRVLPALELAGLVEWTGTGWRVTGEGRSADGAVG
- a CDS encoding YraN family protein, which translates into the protein MAATDSRPPPADTRAGLGALGEQIAVRYLTDAGLTVLDRNWRSRRGELDVVARDGDALVFCEVKARRGTGYGVPAAAVTVAKQQRLRLLARAWLAAHDEHARDIRFDVVAVLVTRGRPARVTHLRAAF
- a CDS encoding YifB family Mg chelatase-like AAA ATPase — its product is MMLARTWSVGLAGVTGALVEVEVDLASGLPGVVLVGLPDAVVRQSLDRVRAALGNTGHDFPQRRVTIGLSPASMPKQGSGFDLAIAVAVLAAAGTVPEGVAEGLVFLGELGLDGSVRGVRGVLPAVLAARRAGHTRVVVAQVNADEAALVAGVEVVGATDLAAVLGHLTGDRLPRHVRGPGDVPAPGPDLADVVGQVTGRRAVEVAVAGGHHLYLSGPPGAGKTMLAERLPGLLPLLDETAATEVTAVASVAGTLAPGAPLVTRPPFVAPHHTASAASLVGGGSGQIRPGALSRAHGGVLFLDEAPEFPRVVLDTLRQPLERGSVTVHRAHGSATFPCRTQLVLAANPCPCASAAGDTACTCSSLERRRYQSRLSGPLLDRIDLRVELPAVLRAGWLDADTADESTAVVAARVRTARAAAAARMAGTGLSTTGQVPGRLLRERWPVPRAALALAERALERGALSVRGFDRVTRVAWTLADLAGRTVPGPDEVAEALGLRLQRVAA
- a CDS encoding DUF4267 domain-containing protein, with product MTDTWATTRLSIGSLSMWLGTVALFAPRRMARLLGVRADATYTDVSLPLLVRLVAARNIAMGAALLVTPPPQAQRTTEVTLLLTGIDAAAVLVATRGGDTKARSAVLSLAVLATSTAGLLHWRRP
- a CDS encoding DUF2469 family protein, with translation MSTEDLEKYETEMELQLYREYKDIVRQFSYVVETERRFYLANSVDLQVRDAAGEVYFELKLSDAWVWDMYRPARFVKNVRVVTFKDVNVEELDKPDLELPDTPTIT
- a CDS encoding ribonuclease HII, whose product is MAAPTATPTRRNAASDRPDALWSMEGSLRRRGFTTIAGADEAGRGACAGPLVAAACVLPAGRRGRVPGLADSKLLTPATRERVYAEVVARAVAWSVVVIDVAELDERGMHVTNIEALRRSVSTLSVTPDYVLTDGFPVAGLAQPTLAVWKGDRVAACVAAASVLAKVTRDRMMVDLHHRFPAYDFDVHKGYTTDLHTAALDRHGPCPEHRSRFVNVARARDAHAARGAAVPAGAGMDDDGAVPPSPTPVETLR